The genomic DNA aagtcaactatacctataaagaactcagagatctcgataagttattatacttatcgagatgtcacttccctatagaacaaactggagatctcgacatgcctgtcaagtacaaaatgcaaacaagttaaagattcaagactatcagtcaacaaataatctatcaactagattgaaaagtctacaaagtagctggaagaatacaagatcaaaaGACAATATTACAAAGGATGGTCACatacctgcaagattctgcacaaatttgctaagctagaaatatatatagaaaaaggttgctttagaaagtagtttagtatattttagtgcaagtATTGTTAACTCGTGCTGTTATTCTATAAAGCATGAACTGGTCCTTAGTTCACATGTAACAAAATAGATaaaattttcttgtattctctcaagatataAGTTGTGTTCTTATTCTCTTAAAAACCCAGAATTTATATCAAGACAAACtaaattaatacaaattaagtgagttttgaaatactgTTCTTGTTGATTTATTCTGTGAACACATCTTTGCAAAATATATATCCAAACaagtttaaaaaggctaaaaatctaAGAAACACATTCACGCCCTCCCCCCTAtgtgttgcattcaatatctaataGGTTTAAATAAAGCTGACCGTAAATGGTGGTCAGATTTACCCTCGTCGATTTTAGAAAAATCTGGTCGAATTTTACCAAAATTGACGTTGATCTTGTTTGACGGTAAGAGTGACGTGTCCTGACATGTGTGTGGGACCAGCTGACGTGTCGGGCCCGCGAACCGTGATATGGCAGATCCCCATCGGCTGACACGTGTATGTGCCGAGCCACATGTCAGCACTAGGTGTTCCAACTTTTTTCTGCTAACCGACCTTCTCTAATCGACTGTATTATAACCAGCTACCTAAACCGACCAACATAACCGACCAACACATGTCATGTGTCACCACTAGGTATTTCAACTTTTTTCTGCTAACCGACTGTCTCCAATCGACTGCGTTATAACTGATCACCTAAACCGACCAACACTTCCTACGTGTCAGCACTATGTGTTCCAACTTTTTTCTGCTAACCAACCGTATCTAACCGACTATATTATAACCAACTTCTTTTGTATTATAACTAACTATATTGGAAAATCCATATTTTTATACAAACATCTTAATATTCTCTAAAATATTCTCTTTAAATATTTTCTTTATGTGCAAAtaattttgaataaagttatgattcgtTATTATCATAAATAAGTGTGCAAATATTTGAGATTACCGATATCTTTTTATTTAAGTTAATTGTATGCAAAAAATATATacttttaaaaaatttcaaattatttaGAAAGGTGGTAAAATCTTACGAAGAAAATTTTAGAATTACCTCAATAAATTTAGGATTTCGTATGTCATAAGAATTTCTCAATAATATAGTTAAGCTGTATAGAAATTCGGCCCAAGAAACGTTTATTTTTATGTTGTTTGAAATTAagatttttgtaatttttttaacaTGTTTTTTAACTGATTTTGTGAATTGCAAGAATATATGTATTTGTATGTTGCGGTTATATAGTTATGTATAACATGTATTATCTTTGTGTTAAATCacataaattatataaattttttatcAAAGGTGAATTATATAATTTAATTGTGCACATTACTTAGACTTTTcgtatttatttaaatatatgaAATAGTAGTGtgaaaataataatattttttgcTTGAATTAATTCGTTAAATACATATATCATTGCTAAATTACGAAAATCTCAGCTCAGAAAATCTTGATAAAAATAggtattattaaaaataataaacaatGTATTTTTATTGTTAATGTATATTTAACTTATacaatattataattttttatcgAGTCATTTTTCTAAAATAGTCCATGTCGCCGCCATGAAGCGCGACTTAGTTAGCCCGTATTGTTAGAAAAGTTATagtattttttgttttttttaaaaaaaaattgggtATTTATGAAAAACCCTATATGTTTTAATATGAAAGTAAGGAATCCTAATTAGAATATAAAAAATCTAAAACAAGATCCACCAGGCCGTGTTTGGTGAGTCATAATTAACATTTTGTGTTAAATTATTGTAAAAAAAATCTTACACACAGTAAAgataaaatattagaaaaattaataaaattcatatttataaaTATGTTGAACTTATATAATTAGTTAACCTTACATCTACACTATACTAAAACATAAAACAGAATACGCTAACGTAATACTTGCTAATGTGTCAAACCTCTAATTAAAttgatgacatcatcaaatcttatCAAATGGTATGTGTCAAACTCACATTAATTTTGATATCTCCCACTAACATCTTCCCTAATTAATTTTACTTTTAATCCTATATTTCATTAATCCTCCCCTCATTCTCTCTTTTACCCAATTTCCTTTTCATTTCCTTTCCTCATTTTTACGCCCTTCAATTACTCTATTACTAATTAAATTTTTTatcaaattattttttatttttatatttaattaaaaattgataatataaaatattataattatgtcgTACTATTTTCTTGTGTTACATCGTAAACATAATATAGTATATATTGAAATTAAACTatttcaaaatatatttttataaaaaaattatataactGGACGTGTGCGGGGGAACTAATCTAGCATGGTAATCATTTGCAAACAAAAAACGGGCTCCATATTTTGACATCTTCGATCGGCATACTTAAATTAAGTTAAAAACTACAATTAATTATCTGTTCCATGGCATATTATCTTACACGTATCACGCAGTCAGTGGTCAATTTGAATAGCATGCATGGCACAATCCATAAGGATAAGGTATATAACATAGTTGCATTGTAAGTTGTCAACCCTTCATGCCTTATCTCTCAAATGGCTACCATGCCCAATTCTCCAGATTGGTCACTAGCTTGTGTTCACTGTAATCAAAGAATTCATCAGCAGTTAGTCCCCTTCAATTCATCTTCGATTATCAAATCAAAATCTTTTCTTTTTGTCTCTTTTCTTAGCTCAACTTCAAGACTTTTAGTTTCAACTACTTCATCTAGTTGCAAATCACCAATTCTTGAAGATGCATCCTCTCATTCTCCTCCTGTGGCTGAACTTGAGCTTAAATTGCAGGATTTTCAGATACCGAAAACAGCGAAAATAGAAGACTCAAATGTGTTGATTTGTGCTATGTTTAAAGATCCCAAGAATCATCAACTTGGCTTTGAGTATTATCAAAAAGCTAAAGCATTGCCAGATTTTAGACCTCAGAATACAACGATAAAGCATCTGGTCAGGTACTTAATACGTTCGAAATCTTGGAATTCGATATGGTCATTAAGCGAAGATTTTGAGAAATTTTGTGTGTTTCCCGATAGTTCTACTTGTTGTAAATTAATTAGTAGCTGCATTAAAGCTAGaaaatttaaaattgtaaataaAATTATTGATGTTCTGAAAAGTGGTGATAATACTGAAGGGATTATTGTTTTGGCATTCGAGACAGCAATGAGAGGCTATAACAAACTTCATATGTATAGTTCTACAATAGTCATGTATGAAGATATGAAATCTGCTGGCATTTTGTTAGACCCTGTATGTTATTGCCAGATAATGGAAGCTTATATGAAAACAGGGAATAATGATAAAGTTGTGGCATTGTTtcaagaatttgagaaaaaggttGATTGGACACCGTTTTTGCCTCAAATTTATAGAATTCTGTGCGAATCGTTAGGTAAATCTGGTAGAGCTTTTGAGGCTCTTGAGTTCTTTAGAGACATGACTAAGAAGGGGTTTCCGGAGGATTCTTCATTTTACTCTTCATTGATTTATTCATTTGCAAATATTAAAGATGTGAAAATGGCTGAGGAGCTAATGATTGAAGCTGAGGGAAAGAAAATGTTAAAGGATCAAGCTACATTTTTGAAGCTCATTCTGATGTACATTGAACAAGGGATGTTGGAAAAGACTCTTGATGTAGCTGCAGTGATGAAACGTATGAATGTAAATATATCTGATTGCATTTTCTGCGCGATTGTGAATGGATACTCTAAGAAGAGGGGGCTAAATCAGACAATCAAGGTTTACGAAGACCTTATATTGGAGGGATGTGAGCCGGGCCAAGTGACCTATGCTTCAATTATAAATGTTTACTGTAAACTTGGATTACATTCCAAAGCAGAGGATGTGTTCTCGGAGATGGAGAGTAAAGGGATTTATAAATGTGTGGTGGCCTATGCGAGTATAATTGCAATGTATGGGAAAACTGACAGAATAAGGGATGCAATGAGGCTTGTTGCTAAGATGAAAGAAAGGGGCTGTGCACCAAATGTATGGATATACAATTCTCTGTTGGATATGCATGGAAAAATTATTAATTTGAGACAAGTGGAAAAAATATGGAAGGAAATGAAGCGAAGGAAGGTGTTGCCAGACAAGGTTAGTTATACAAGTATCATAAACGCTTACTATAAAGGTAAGGAGTTGGAAAAATGTGTTGAGTACTACCAAGAATACAGGCTTAATGGTGGTGGCATTGACAAGGCAATGGCTGCTATAATGGTTGGTGTTTTCTCTAAGAcaaacaatataaatgagttagTTCAGCTTTTGCAGGATTTGAATGCAGAACGGATTCAGTTAGATGGGAGGCTGTATAGATCATCTTTAAATGCCTTGAGGGATGCTGGAATGCAAGATCAAGCTAAATGGTTGTTGCAGAGTTTTGAAGCAAGATAAGTTAATTTTGATCATGAGTAAATGTTGTATGTAGCAAACAAGACTATGGCATCAATATGATGGCGTGATGCATTTCATTGTACAAGACTCGTAGGCTTGAACGTGTAGTTATAATCCTCATAAATTTTGCAGCTGAATGTATCAAATACATTTGAGTACAAGTTGAAACAGAGTACTTAGACCTATTCATTTCTTACAAGCAAACATTCAAACTGGAATTGTCGATTTGGACAGCTGAGGATATGTTGATTCGTGAAGGTGAACAAGTACTTTGGATTATTCCCTGTACTATCCTATCACGTAGGTGAACATGAACTTTCAGTTAGCCCCTCAATTATCCTACCACGTAAATATTTCAAGGTAAGCGAATTGAAATACTGTATTTGGTTATTGCGTATAAATGTGGTTCTGATTCTGAATCACTGCATGGAATACAGAGCATCTGAACGCGCTTATACTAAAACATGCACATAACAGAGTCTCACAACTGATAATTATGTAAAAATGCTTTTGTCTTTGAAGCAAGATAAATTTCATTTTCATCGTAAAACAGCCCTACCTCGTTTACAAAACTCTCGCATCATGCATATTTGATTGTACAGATGATAAGAATTAAAATCTGCAATTTAAGACATTACTCTAGAAATAGCACAGGGACGGATTTAAGGGGGTATGAGGTGGCAATGATCCCTCCAAAACATCTCACAGGAGGCAAGAGCTCATCTTTCTTCAATTTTATATGTATACAGAATTTGTAATCTAGTGTATTTGGTTCCCCGCAAAACTTGATGGTCCTCCAAACATAATCacaaatctcatatatttttcGGTTCAGTACACACATAAATGCACCTAAACTCCTACTATAATTTCTGGCTGCGTCCCTCGTAATTGATACTTGAAGGATTGAAGGTTATTTAGGTGTTGTCGTAACTTTTGCAGCCGAGTGTATTAAATGTACAAAGGGAACAGAATAATTTAGAATTCTGATTTTGGTAGCTAGAGCTAAAATATGTCACCGTTATTCGGTCAACATCGCCTCTCTATTATAGAGTGTATTTTTAGAGACTTGTACATAAAGGCCAAGGTAAACCTGTAATAAAGAAAACTCTTCTCAAGTAATCTGAAAACCTCAAGACTTCAATCGcattttctaaataaaaataattaaatttttccCTAACTTATGTAATTGCTGTTCTTAATTGTGTGAGTTTAATTACACTCTGTATGGGCCATATTCATTCCTAGGCTGCCAGGTCTTCATTGATTTCAGTCATAGCACCGCTGTTCATCCATACTTGATCAACCAGGGCCAATGAAAAGTATATTTCAGTCTCAGATCCTGACTTACCAACTCTTGAACAGGATACTAAAAACATGCATATTGCTTATATCATAGTCATTTGATTTTATTATCTTATCATAATTATTTAATCAACATATACACATTTTACAAAGTTTGTAAGTCCGTCTTCTCAATGCACGATATTGGTACATTAACAATAATAGTACGACAATGAACAAAAGGTACAAATATGTCATAAAATGAAAAAGACTGTATAATTTACCACAGAAATTATAACAAGACATATTCCTTGCTTCACAATACATTAGACAGTACAGACAAAACTTAACTAGAATCTACAGAGAGGGTTATAATAACCCTTGAAACTCATATGACTAACAATACAATACAACATAGAAAGAAATAAAGAATTTCTGGATGAAAGAATGAATTGAACTTTTGTCTACTTGAACTTTTTATTTGTAACTTCTGGACATGCATGCGTTACTGACGGTAGAAGTTTAGGTAAGGGAACTACAGATTCTCCTGATCACACCAGCTTGACCTGTAAGGGGACTGAGATCACTCATTTTAGCCATAGCAGCTGCAAAATCACTTTTAAATGTGGCTGGATTCTTGCTGTAATCTCTCACGATGTCATCTGTTGACCCCCCACTAAGAAGGATTTGATCTGTTTCTAAAAGTGCCTTCTTTTGTAGTATATTCTTGTAGTAGTTGTTGTCAAATGAAGTAGATGTTACCAAATCAAGTGGTGCTAATTTGGTATCTCCACCGCTGGAAGGGCAGTTGCGTCTTCGGGTGCTTGCGAATCCAGCATCAATGTCTGATGCATTGTTGTATATTCTGTCACGGAATGTGAAACACTGTGCCTGTCCAAATGAATGTGCCCCTGAAATGTTTCAAAAAGATATTTTAATTAAATGTTGAGATGGAAAGGGGAACTAAGTAAATAACAACTACAAGATTAACACAAAAAATTCTTATTTCAGGTAAGATATATGTATTGATTCCTTACCAGACAAAGCAACCATCTCCCTTATAGTGAAGCCCTTGATAGCAAAGTCTGAAATTAGTTTTTGGAGATTATCGCGGAAAAATGGAAGACCGTTTGAGGCTTGTGTAAAATTGGTAGTTGTAGAATCTCTTCTTCCCAGCTTTACAGTCCATGACGGACCACCGGCCTAATTATTTGAACAGCAAATCAGATTAGAATGTTTAATACATACCTTCATGTGTGTGCATCAATGCATGGTGATAACAAGGAAATTTAATCTTAATGGGCATACCAAAACAGTAGCATCACGAGCAGCTATAGATAAAATGTCTGCACAAGATACCACTCCAGGGCATATTTTCTCAACGGCTGTCTTGGCTCGGTCTATGACATCGTAACCTTTTACAGAATTTTTATTGGGAGGGGCACTCTTCTCGCTTTGGATAGTAGGAGAATCATCAAGCAAGATTGATGCATCACACCCCTATAAATGTAAATACCAAGTCAAATTATTATAATTACCTAGTTCAGTACATATGCATTAAAAAGCTCTTAACACAATGCAAGTTGTAAAAACACATGTAGAACATTATCATGGTATGATGTAGTTACCTGAACAAAGCAATCATGGAAGTGAAGGCGAATGAGTGATCCTGCCAATCTACGCTCTGCAGATATGGAAGTTCTAACTTGTGTTTTAACAGTACTTTGTAAATTTGGACAGGTAGTATCATAAAACGAAGTAGATAACTGGGCATTGCATGGCATGCAAAAGAGGCCAACAAGAAACAGAGAACAGGCAACAGCCGCGGCACTATATTTGCCAGAACCCATTGTTGTAACAGTATGAATCAAGTTCTCAATTACTAAAGCTAGGATGGTTGTGTAAACAGTATTTAGTACGTACTAGTGAAGAATGAAGATGGTTTATAAAATGTTGCTGCATGAACCATCTTTTTATAGGGGCTCGTCAGCTATTTTAACTTGTTTACGCGTTTACTGCAAAGTGGTAAGACTTATTCTCCTCTGTCAACTACGTATTGTTAAATGGAATAGTCTACGTTGCTTTCTTTGAACTGTTTGATTTAGAAAAGTCAAAACTGGAGCAATCAAATTAGTTATTTTTATCTTGGTTAATTATTAAAACACGTATGgaatagtttaatcaaaacttTCACATTACATAGTACGTACACAGAACAAATTTACTTCCAC from Apium graveolens cultivar Ventura chromosome 5, ASM990537v1, whole genome shotgun sequence includes the following:
- the LOC141724840 gene encoding pentatricopeptide repeat-containing protein At5g13770, chloroplastic isoform X2, which translates into the protein MFKDPKNHQLGFEYYQKAKALPDFRPQNTTIKHLVRYLIRSKSWNSIWSLSEDFEKFCVFPDSSTCCKLISSCIKARKFKIVNKIIDVLKSGDNTEGIIVLAFETAMRGYNKLHMYSSTIVMYEDMKSAGILLDPVCYCQIMEAYMKTGNNDKVVALFQEFEKKVDWTPFLPQIYRILCESLGKSGRAFEALEFFRDMTKKGFPEDSSFYSSLIYSFANIKDVKMAEELMIEAEGKKMLKDQATFLKLILMYIEQGMLEKTLDVAAVMKRMNVNISDCIFCAIVNGYSKKRGLNQTIKVYEDLILEGCEPGQVTYASIINVYCKLGLHSKAEDVFSEMESKGIYKCVVAYASIIAMYGKTDRIRDAMRLVAKMKERGCAPNVWIYNSLLDMHGKIINLRQVEKIWKEMKRRKVLPDKVSYTSIINAYYKGKELEKCVEYYQEYRLNGGGIDKAMAAIMVGVFSKTNNINELVQLLQDLNAERIQLDGRLYRSSLNALRDAGMQDQAKWLLQSFEAR
- the LOC141661606 gene encoding lignin-forming anionic peroxidase-like, giving the protein MGSGKYSAAAVACSLFLVGLFCMPCNAQLSTSFYDTTCPNLQSTVKTQVRTSISAERRLAGSLIRLHFHDCFVQGCDASILLDDSPTIQSEKSAPPNKNSVKGYDVIDRAKTAVEKICPGVVSCADILSIAARDATVLAGGPSWTVKLGRRDSTTTNFTQASNGLPFFRDNLQKLISDFAIKGFTIREMVALSGAHSFGQAQCFTFRDRIYNNASDIDAGFASTRRRNCPSSGGDTKLAPLDLVTSTSFDNNYYKNILQKKALLETDQILLSGGSTDDIVRDYSKNPATFKSDFAAAMAKMSDLSPLTGQAGVIRRICSSLT
- the LOC141724840 gene encoding pentatricopeptide repeat-containing protein At5g13770, chloroplastic isoform X1, which codes for MATMPNSPDWSLACVHCNQRIHQQLVPFNSSSIIKSKSFLFVSFLSSTSRLLVSTTSSSCKSPILEDASSHSPPVAELELKLQDFQIPKTAKIEDSNVLICAMFKDPKNHQLGFEYYQKAKALPDFRPQNTTIKHLVRYLIRSKSWNSIWSLSEDFEKFCVFPDSSTCCKLISSCIKARKFKIVNKIIDVLKSGDNTEGIIVLAFETAMRGYNKLHMYSSTIVMYEDMKSAGILLDPVCYCQIMEAYMKTGNNDKVVALFQEFEKKVDWTPFLPQIYRILCESLGKSGRAFEALEFFRDMTKKGFPEDSSFYSSLIYSFANIKDVKMAEELMIEAEGKKMLKDQATFLKLILMYIEQGMLEKTLDVAAVMKRMNVNISDCIFCAIVNGYSKKRGLNQTIKVYEDLILEGCEPGQVTYASIINVYCKLGLHSKAEDVFSEMESKGIYKCVVAYASIIAMYGKTDRIRDAMRLVAKMKERGCAPNVWIYNSLLDMHGKIINLRQVEKIWKEMKRRKVLPDKVSYTSIINAYYKGKELEKCVEYYQEYRLNGGGIDKAMAAIMVGVFSKTNNINELVQLLQDLNAERIQLDGRLYRSSLNALRDAGMQDQAKWLLQSFEAR